One genomic window of Indioceanicola profundi includes the following:
- a CDS encoding SDR family NAD(P)-dependent oxidoreductase, which yields MTTSAPRLTGRVALVTGASRGIGAAVAEALAAEGAHVVLMARTVGGLEEVDDRIRAAGGSATLIPQDLTDVAKLDGLGPALFERFKRMDILVAAAAHLGVVGPMAHANPKEWDRSFAVGVTATMRLVRTLDPLLRGSDAGRAVFLTDRVGHEPTAYWNGYAAAKAALEMMARTYAAETLKTNLRVNLVDPGPVATALRAKAFPGENPETLRQPADVAPAIAALTLPEYQEHGGLIRLQG from the coding sequence ATGACCACCTCCGCCCCCCGCCTCACCGGCCGCGTCGCCCTCGTTACCGGCGCCTCCCGCGGGATCGGGGCCGCGGTCGCGGAGGCCCTGGCCGCCGAGGGTGCGCATGTGGTGCTGATGGCCCGTACCGTCGGCGGGCTGGAGGAAGTCGACGACCGCATCCGGGCGGCCGGCGGCAGCGCCACGCTGATCCCCCAGGATCTGACCGATGTCGCCAAGCTGGACGGGCTGGGTCCTGCCCTGTTCGAGCGCTTCAAGCGGATGGACATCCTGGTGGCCGCCGCCGCGCACCTCGGCGTGGTCGGGCCGATGGCGCACGCCAATCCCAAGGAGTGGGACCGGAGCTTTGCGGTTGGCGTCACCGCCACCATGCGCTTGGTCCGCACGCTCGACCCGCTTCTGCGCGGGTCAGACGCCGGCCGTGCCGTGTTCCTGACCGACCGCGTCGGCCATGAGCCGACTGCCTACTGGAACGGCTATGCCGCGGCGAAGGCGGCGCTGGAGATGATGGCCCGGACCTATGCCGCGGAGACCCTGAAGACGAACCTCCGCGTCAATCTGGTCGATCCCGGCCCGGTCGCCACGGCCCTGCGGGCCAAGGCCTTCCCAGGGGAGAATCCGGAGACCCTGCGGCAGCCGGCCGATGTCGCGCCTGCCATCGCGGCGCTGACACTGCCGGAGTACCAGGAGCATGGCGGACTGATCCGGCTTCAGGGCTGA